The proteins below are encoded in one region of Helianthus annuus cultivar XRQ/B chromosome 2, HanXRQr2.0-SUNRISE, whole genome shotgun sequence:
- the LOC110924983 gene encoding uncharacterized protein LOC110924983 codes for MTKPQLLPRRSPDDRRQLLQPHSPRRIKRLGEVVGTTTAEIAAVCCCVPCAVVDFMVLTMYKVPAGLCRNAMRKRRRRRLMMRGGGRRNFSGEDDVAVTAERFVTTEVDEDVVAFENEMWEMFSETGFWRSPSMIGKNVVVSTKPEPATSPLRVPPTPLKA; via the coding sequence ATGACCAAACCGCAACTCCTTCCTCGCCGTTCGCCGGACGATCGCCGGCAACTGCTGCAACCGCATTCGCCGCGTCGAATCAAACGCCTCGGAGAGGTCGTCGGAACAACCACGGCGGAGATCGCAGCTGTGTGCTGCTGTGTTCCCTGTGCGGTGGTTGATTTCATGGTGTTGACGATGTATAAGGTTCCGGCGGGACTGTGCCGGAACGCGATGCGGAAGAGGCGACGGCGGAGGTTGATGATGCGCGGCGGTGGTCGGAGAAACTTTTCCGGCGAGGATGACGTGGCGGTGACGGCTGAGCGGTTTGTTACGACGGAAGTGGATGAAGATGTCGTGGCGTTTGAGAATGAGATGTGGGAGATGTTTTCGGAAACCGGGTTTTGGAGAAGCCCTTCGATGATTGGGAAAAACGTCGTCGTATCGACCAAACCCGAACCCGCCACGTCACCTTTACGTGTCCCCCCTACGCCCCTCAAAGCGTGA